One region of Sandaracinaceae bacterium genomic DNA includes:
- a CDS encoding PaaI family thioesterase — MATDTPLDLAAQREVMSYATKLPFLARCGYELSECVPGDAVGSVTVTEALAGGTGQLNGTELYGLLDCSAWFAVALMLGTDEAAVTHDAHFSIVATAPTGSEVTFRAHVDKRGRTLAFVSVEAAAGDRLVARATITKSIISLAQRMRHASPTG, encoded by the coding sequence ATGGCTACCGACACGCCCCTCGATCTCGCGGCCCAGCGCGAGGTGATGTCCTACGCGACCAAGCTGCCCTTCCTGGCGCGCTGCGGCTACGAGCTCTCCGAGTGCGTGCCCGGTGATGCGGTGGGCAGCGTGACGGTCACCGAGGCCCTGGCGGGCGGCACCGGGCAGCTGAACGGCACCGAGCTGTATGGCCTCTTGGACTGCAGCGCGTGGTTCGCGGTGGCGCTCATGCTCGGCACGGACGAGGCGGCTGTCACGCACGACGCGCACTTCTCCATCGTGGCCACGGCGCCGACAGGCAGCGAGGTCACGTTCCGTGCACACGTGGACAAGCGCGGCCGCACGCTGGCGTTCGTCTCCGTGGAGGCCGCCGCGGGAGACCGGCTGGTGGCGCGGGCGACGATCACCAAGTCCATCATCTCACTGGCCCAGCGCATGCGGCACGCGAGCCCCACGGGGTGA
- a CDS encoding LysR family transcriptional regulator encodes MLDLDRVHAFTVVAKHENVSRAAEELHISQSPLSRQVLALEAELGVQLFTRTRKRLRLTAEGRAFLADAHRLLEHAASVEARRPTPLTVGYVPAAVHGGALPRDLERWRRKHPEQPIRLRAMRTSEQLDALASGAIDVAYVHASAAGLESTLVLQERFVLAAPRRGKPAALLSELPLIWTSGSAHALGELRDACASLGATPDLGIEAHDPFVVLELVAAGLGVSLVQASLRRRAPDGVRFVALPETFPLDVRVYRAVAPHLAEQAATVFRPAPAPRGA; translated from the coding sequence ATGCTCGACCTCGATCGCGTCCATGCATTCACGGTGGTGGCCAAGCACGAGAACGTCTCGCGCGCGGCCGAGGAGCTGCACATCTCCCAGTCGCCGCTCAGCCGTCAGGTCCTGGCGCTCGAGGCCGAGCTCGGGGTGCAGCTCTTCACGCGCACGCGGAAGCGGCTGCGCCTCACCGCGGAGGGACGGGCGTTCCTGGCAGACGCCCACCGGCTGCTCGAGCACGCGGCCTCGGTGGAGGCGCGTCGCCCCACACCGCTGACTGTTGGATACGTGCCCGCGGCGGTGCATGGTGGGGCGCTCCCGCGTGACCTCGAGCGTTGGCGGCGCAAGCACCCCGAGCAGCCCATCCGCCTCCGCGCGATGCGCACGTCCGAGCAGCTGGACGCCCTGGCTTCGGGCGCCATCGACGTGGCGTATGTCCATGCCTCAGCGGCCGGCCTCGAGAGCACGCTCGTGCTCCAGGAACGCTTCGTGCTCGCCGCGCCACGTCGAGGGAAGCCCGCCGCCCTGCTGAGCGAGCTCCCGCTCATCTGGACATCCGGGTCCGCTCACGCGCTCGGAGAGCTGCGGGACGCCTGCGCCAGTCTCGGCGCCACGCCCGATCTCGGCATCGAGGCGCACGACCCGTTCGTGGTCCTCGAGCTCGTGGCGGCCGGTCTCGGGGTCTCGCTGGTGCAGGCGAGCCTGCGGCGCCGAGCGCCGGACGGGGTGCGCTTCGTGGCGCTGCCCGAGACCTTCCCGCTCGACGTGCGCGTGTACCGAGCCGTGGCGCCACACCTCGCGGAGCAGGCGGCCACGGTGTTCCGCCCAGCTCCTGCGCCGCGTGGCGCCTGA
- a CDS encoding acetyl-CoA C-acyltransferase family protein has product MTQRDVVILGAARSPIGSFGGSLADIEPHELAGTVMKEAVSRSGVDPARIQYVTVGNCVPTGPRFAYVARVASIQAGLSMDSVAMGVNRLCSSGLQGIVTTAQNILLGDADFGVGGGVEVMSRGAYLSTAMRNGARMGDTTLIDSMVDTLTDPFGVGHMGITAENLVEKWGITREEQDQLAVESHRRAAAAIADGRFVSQIVPITKKTRKGDVVVDKDEHVRPDTTLETLSKMKPAFKKDGSVTAGNASGINDGAAFLVMADAAVAAGAGNAPLARLVSYAVAGVPNHIMGEGPIPATKLALKKGGLTLDQMDVIESNEAFAAQAIAVSRGLGLDPAKTNPNGGAIALGHPIGCSGAFLAIKAIYELRRTGGRYALVTMCIGGGQGIAAVFERL; this is encoded by the coding sequence ATGACCCAACGCGATGTAGTGATCCTGGGCGCGGCGCGCTCTCCCATCGGCAGCTTCGGCGGCAGCCTCGCGGACATCGAGCCGCACGAGCTGGCTGGCACCGTCATGAAAGAGGCGGTCTCGCGCTCTGGCGTGGACCCGGCCCGCATCCAATACGTGACCGTGGGCAACTGCGTGCCCACCGGCCCGCGCTTCGCCTACGTGGCGCGCGTGGCGTCCATCCAGGCGGGGCTGTCCATGGACTCGGTGGCCATGGGCGTGAACCGCCTGTGCTCCTCGGGCCTGCAGGGCATCGTGACCACGGCGCAGAACATCCTGCTGGGCGACGCCGACTTCGGCGTGGGCGGCGGCGTGGAGGTCATGTCGCGGGGGGCCTACCTGTCCACGGCGATGCGCAACGGCGCCCGCATGGGGGACACCACGCTGATCGACTCCATGGTGGACACGCTCACCGACCCGTTCGGCGTGGGCCACATGGGCATCACGGCCGAGAACCTGGTGGAGAAGTGGGGCATCACCCGCGAAGAGCAGGACCAGCTGGCGGTCGAGTCGCACCGGCGCGCCGCAGCGGCCATCGCCGACGGGCGCTTCGTCTCGCAGATCGTCCCCATCACCAAGAAGACCCGCAAGGGCGACGTGGTGGTGGACAAGGACGAGCACGTGCGCCCCGACACCACGCTCGAGACGCTGAGCAAGATGAAGCCGGCCTTCAAGAAGGACGGCAGCGTCACGGCCGGTAACGCGTCGGGCATCAACGATGGCGCCGCGTTCCTGGTGATGGCGGACGCTGCCGTGGCCGCGGGGGCCGGCAACGCGCCGCTCGCGCGCCTGGTGTCCTATGCGGTGGCGGGCGTGCCCAACCACATCATGGGCGAGGGCCCGATCCCGGCGACCAAGCTGGCGCTGAAGAAGGGCGGCCTCACGCTCGACCAGATGGACGTCATCGAGTCCAACGAGGCCTTTGCGGCGCAGGCCATTGCCGTCTCGCGCGGGCTCGGGCTGGACCCAGCCAAGACCAACCCCAACGGCGGCGCCATCGCGCTGGGCCACCCCATCGGCTGCTCCGGCGCGTTCCTGGCCATCAAGGCCATCTACGAGCTGCGCCGCACGGGCGGTCGCTACGCGCTGGTGACCATGTGCATCGGCGGCGGTCAGGGCATCGCGGCGGTGTTCGAGCGCCTCTGA
- a CDS encoding aldo/keto reductase, producing the protein MDYVFLGGTGIRVSELCFGTMSFGGDADEATSALLYARCREAGVNFFDTADVYAGGASERILGKLMAHERDALVIASKAYFPTGKGPNDRGSSRYHLTRTVEASLRRLGTDRLDILYLHYFDARTDLEETLRGVELLVQQGKVLHPAVSNWSAWQTVQALGIEAHHGWAKVACHQPMYNLVKRQAEVEILPMAAAMNLGVCPYSPLGGGLLSGKYSAAADAGTGSGRITANPMYASRYADPREHQTAEAFARFAKDRGLHPVSLAVAWVGAHPAVTCPILGARNVEQLDPALASVSIGMTPELRAEVSALSPTPPLATDRAEEASGQGYGAR; encoded by the coding sequence ATGGACTACGTCTTCCTCGGTGGCACCGGCATCCGCGTCTCAGAGCTGTGCTTCGGCACCATGTCGTTCGGGGGCGACGCCGACGAGGCCACCTCGGCGCTGCTGTACGCGCGCTGCCGAGAGGCGGGCGTGAACTTCTTCGACACGGCCGACGTGTACGCGGGCGGCGCGTCCGAGCGCATCCTGGGGAAGCTCATGGCGCACGAGCGCGACGCGCTGGTCATCGCCAGCAAGGCGTACTTCCCCACGGGCAAGGGGCCCAACGACCGGGGCAGCAGCCGGTACCACCTGACGCGCACGGTGGAGGCGTCACTCCGGCGCCTGGGGACCGACCGGCTGGACATCCTGTACCTGCACTACTTCGACGCGCGCACCGACCTCGAGGAGACGCTGCGCGGCGTGGAGCTGCTGGTGCAGCAGGGCAAGGTCCTGCACCCCGCCGTGAGCAATTGGAGCGCGTGGCAGACCGTGCAGGCGCTCGGCATCGAAGCCCACCACGGCTGGGCCAAGGTCGCCTGCCACCAGCCCATGTACAACCTGGTGAAGCGCCAGGCCGAGGTGGAGATCCTGCCCATGGCCGCCGCCATGAACCTGGGCGTGTGCCCTTACAGCCCGCTCGGCGGTGGGCTGCTCAGCGGCAAGTACAGCGCCGCGGCAGACGCCGGCACCGGCAGCGGCCGCATCACGGCGAACCCCATGTACGCCTCGCGCTACGCCGACCCGCGCGAGCACCAGACGGCCGAGGCCTTTGCGCGCTTCGCCAAGGACCGCGGCCTGCACCCGGTGAGCCTCGCAGTGGCCTGGGTGGGCGCACACCCCGCGGTCACCTGCCCCATCCTGGGCGCCCGCAACGTGGAGCAGCTGGACCCGGCGCTCGCGAGCGTGAGCATCGGGATGACGCCCGAGCTGCGCGCCGAGGTGAGCGCGCTCTCGCCCACGCCGCCGCTGGCGACGGACCGCGCCGAAGAGGCCAGCGGTCAGGGCTATGGCGCGCGCTGA